The following coding sequences are from one Nicotiana tomentosiformis chromosome 3, ASM39032v3, whole genome shotgun sequence window:
- the LOC104109395 gene encoding uncharacterized protein, with protein MINAYFAGGFMFAFPNMLRSTFPPIFTVFPSKAKPRNYLGTIITAISKTPQTVRQNAAIENIFLQQPTSAYVHLPFCRKRCHYCDFPIVALGSASPQADDDPRILNYIDFLCREIKATPTPSNHKSPLETVFFGGGTPSLVPPRLVSLVLDKLDSKFGVCSDAEISIEMDPGTFDAAKLNDLMKLGVNRVSLGVQAFQEELLKSCGRAHGVQEIHEAIDIVGSCGVENWSVDLISSLPHQKPHMWEQSLSLTIQAKPTHVSVYDLQVEQDTKFGSLYTAGEFPLPSDNQSAEFYKMASEMLRNAGYEHYEISSYCKSGYQCKHNYTYWINKSFYAFGLGSASYLNGVRFSRPRKLKDYMGYVQNLENGLVNCCQDSKVDTQDIATDVVMLSLRTARGLDLKSFGKAFGSSTVLSLCKVYKPHIESGHVVCLDEQRRKIEAEEFRSLLSEGDKVNEVLAYIRLSDPDGFLLSNELISLAFNVLTP; from the exons ATGATTAATGCTTATTTTGCTGGAGGCTTTATGTTTGCCTTCCCAAACATGCTGAGATCAACGTTCCCACCTATATTCACGGTCTTTCCGTCTAAGGCCAAACCTCGCAACTATTTAGGCACAATTATCACCGCAATATCAAAAACCCCACAAACTGTTCGACAAAATGCCGCAATAGAAAATATATTCCTGCAACAGCCAACGTCAGCTTACGTTCACCTCCCATTCTGCCGAAAACGCTGCCACTACTGTGACTTCCCTATCGTCGCTCTCGGCTCAGCTTCACCTCAAGCTGATGACGACCCGCGAATTCTTAACTACATTGATTTTCTCTGCAGAGAAATTAAAGCCACCCCAACACCTTCCAACCACAAGTCACCTCTTGAAACTGTCTTTTTTGGTGGAGGGACACCTTCACTTGTGCCACCAAGATTAGTATCTTTAGTCCTGGACAAATTGGACTCTAAATTTGGTGTATGTTCTGATGCTGAAATTTCAATAGAAATGGACCCTGGTACATTTGATGCTGCAAAGTTGAACGATTTGATGAAGTTGGGTGTTAATAGAGTTTCTCTAGGAGTTCAGGCATTCCAGGAGGAATTGCTTAAGAGTTGTGGGAGAGCTCATGGCGTACAGGAAATTCATGAGGCTATTGACATTGTTGGATCATGTGGTGTTGAGAATTGGAGTGTGGACCTTATATCTTCACTTCCTCATCAGAAGCCACATATGTGGGAACAAAGCTTGAGCCTCACTATTCAAGCAAAGCCTACACATGTCTCAGTTTACGATTTACAAGTTGAACAAGATACAAAGTTTGGATCTTT GTATACAGCTGGAGAGTTCCCTCTGCCTTCTGATAATCAATCTGCTGAGTTTTACAAAATGGCCTCTGAAATGCTAAGAAATGCTGGTTATGAGCACTATGAGATAAGTAGCTACTGCAAAAGTGGTTATCAATGCAAGCACAATTATACATACTGGATAAACAAATCTTTTTATGCTTTTGGACTGGGGTCAGCCAGTTATCTTAATGGGGTAAGGTTTTCAAGGCCAAGGAAGCTGAAAGATTACATGggttatgtgcaaaatttggagaaCGGACTAGTGAATTGTTGCCAGGACAGTAAAGTAGACACTCAAGACATAGCGACGGATGTTGTTATGCTGTCTCTGAGAACTGCTAGAGGGTTGGATTTGAAATCATTTGGTAAAGCTTTTGGAAGCTCAACTGTTCTCTCCCTTTGCAAGGTCTATAAGCCTCATATTGAGAGTGGGCATGTTGTCTGTTTGGATGAGCAGAGGAGGAAAATCGAGGCAGAAGAATTCAGATCTTTGTTATCTGAAGGGGACAAGGTTAATGAGGTATTGGCATATATCAGGCTTAGTGACCCTGATGGTTTCCTATTATCCAATGAGTTAATATCCCTCGCGTTCAATGTGTTAACTCCATAA
- the LOC104109397 gene encoding uncharacterized protein, translating into MENLRQRRAKNPYSLLLSFVLIIAVSSSISATSPLSHSDQGTEQHASSPEQDKPRVHEVHCSRDRSRAAWKVIEEYLMPFVEREKYELPRQCRLHPSNDIFRDQEEHKIHLDVNEWKCGYCRKSFRAEKFLDQHFDNRHSNLLDVSHSKCLADVCGALHCDLVMEFKSKKAKCNPAAAAKNRHLCEGLADSCFPANKSPSATRLHELFLRQFCDAHTCAGGRKPFSRGGKKHTNRFYLAASVLTLMLLPLFYLIVYLYQREMKKGTQELRRITKVGRKAKPS; encoded by the exons ATGGAGAATCTTCGCCAAAGACGAGCAAAGAATCCCtattctcttcttctttcttttgtatTGATCATTGCCGTCTCTTCATCCATATCCGCAACTTCACCTCTTTCTCACTCAGATCAG GGTACAGAGCAGCATGCATCAAG TCCTGAACAAGACAAACCACGCGTTCATGAAGTTCATTGCTCCCGAGATAGAAGCCGGGCTGCTTGGAAAGTTATTGAGGAG TACTTAATGCCCTTTGTGGAAAGAGAGAAGTATGAGCTCCCTAGGCAGTGTAGACTTCATCCAAGTAATGATATTTTCAGAGATCAGGAGGAACATAAGATCCATCTTGACGTGAATGAGTGGAAATGTGGATACTGCAGAAAAAGCTTTCGGGCTGAAAAATTTCTTGATCAGCATTTTGACAACAGGCATTCCAATCTTCTGGACGTT AGTCACAGCAAATGCCTGGCAGATGTATGTGGAGCTTTGCATTGTGACCTTGTGATGGAATTTAAATCCAAGAAGGCCAAGTGTAATCCTGCGGCAGCAGCAAAAAATCGTCATTTATGTGAG GGTCTTGCAGACAGCTGTTTTCCTGCTAATAAGAGTCCATCAGCTACTCGTCTTCATG AACTATTCTTGCGCCAATTTTGTGATGCTCACACTTGTGCGGGGGGAAGAAAACCCTTTTCTAGAGGAGGAAAG AAGCATACAAATCGCTTCTACTTGGCAGCTTCAGTGTTGACATTGATGCTGCTCCCTCTATTTTACCTTATTGTCTATTTGTATCAAAG AGAAATGAAAAAGGGAACTCAAGAACTTAGACGCATAACAAAAGTTGGAAGGAAAGCAAAACCTTCTTAG
- the LOC104109398 gene encoding tubulin gamma-1 chain codes for MPREIITLQVGQCGNQIGMEFWKQLCLEHGISKEGILEDFATQGGDRKDVFFYQADDQHYIPRALLMDLEPRVINGIQNGEYRNLYNHENVFIADHGGGAGNNWASGYHQGKQYEEDLMDMIDREADGSDSLEGFVLCHSIAGGTGSGMGSYILETLNDRYSKKLVQTYSVFPNQNETSDVVVQPYNSLLTLKRLTLNADCVVVLDNTALNRIAVERLHITTPTFAQTNSLVSTVMSASTTTLRYPGYMNNDLVGLLASLIPTPRCHFLMTGYTPLTVERQANVIRKTTVLDVMRRLLQTKNIMVSSYARTKEASQAKYISILNIIQGEVDPTQVHESLQRIRERKLVNFIDWGPASIQVALSRKSPYVQTAHRVSGLMLASHTGIRHLFSKCLSQYDKLRKRQAFLDNYRNHPTFADNDLSEFDESRDVIESLVDEYKACESPDYIKWGMEDPDHVLTGEGNASGTVDPKLSL; via the exons GGAGGTGATAGAAAAGACGTCTTTTTCTATCAAGCGGACGACCAACACTACATACCTCGAGCATTATTGATGGATCTAGAGCCCAGAGTGATTAACGGTATACAAAATGGTGAATATAGGAATCTCTACAATCATGAGAATGTATTCATTGCAGATCATGGAGGAGGTGCTGGAAATAATTGGGCAAGCGGATATCATCAG GGTAAGCAATATGAGGAGGATCTAATGGACATGATTGACAGGGAAGCAGACGGAAGTGACAGTCTCGAGGGTTTTGTTTTATGTCATTCAATTGCCGGTGGAACTGGCTCAG GTATGGGCTCATATATATTGGAAACTCTGAATGATCGCTACAGCAAAAAGCTTGTTCAAACCTACAGCGTCTTTCCTAACCAAAATGAGACAAGTGATGTGGTTGTACAACCTTACAATTCGCTTTTGACACTCAAGCGGCTGACACTGAATGCGGATTGTGTAGTTGTACTTGATAATACTGCACTCAATAGAATTGCTGTGGAACGCCTGCATATTACAACTCCCACTTTTGCTCAAACAAATTCATTAGTGTCTACTGTAATGTCAGCAAGTACAACCACACTACGTTACCCAGGATACATGAACAATGACTTGGTTGGCCTCCTTGCTTCGTTGATACCTACACCAAGATGCCATTTTCTTATGACTGGGTATACTCCACTTACTGTGGAACGTCAA GCTAATGTAATTCGCAAGACAACTGTACTTGATGTCATGCGAAGGCTCCTTCAG ACCAAGAATATCATGGTGTCATCCTATGCTCGAACAAAAGAAGCCAGTCAGGCTAAGTACATATCCATATTAAACATTATTCAAGGAGAAGTTGATCCCACTCAG GTCCATGAAAGCCTGCAGAGAATCAGGGAAAGAAAGCTTGTTAATTTTATTGACTGGGGTCCTGCTAGCATTCAG GTTGCTTTATCTAGGAAGTCTCCCTATGTCCAGACGGCTCATAGG GTTAGTGGTCTCATGCTGGCTAGCCATACTGGTATCCGGCACTTATTCAGCAAGTGCTTGAGCCAGTATGATAAATTGAGAAAGAGACAAGCCTTCCTTGACAACTATAGGAATCATCCAACGTTTGCT GACAATGATCTATCAGAATTTGACGAATCTAGAGATGTGATTGAAAGTCTAGTTGACGAGTACAAGGCTTGTGAGTCCCCAGATtacatcaaatggggaatggag GATCCCGACCATGTTCTAACAGGCGAAGGAAATGCTAGTGGGACTGTTGATCCCAAATTATCTTTATGA